The genomic interval GCCATCGGGTCTTGGGTACTGCCACTGCGGCCTTGGGGGGCTTGAGCGAGTGGCGGGGAACTTCGAACTCTCCCTCCACCACTACCGTACCGCGAACGCCATTTTCCACGATACCCAGGATCGCTTTGGGCAAGCCTACTCTTTCTGCGGCATCGGAAACGCCCATCGCATGATGGGGCATTTTGATGAGGCCTTGCGATACTTCCAGAAAGCCGCGGAGCTCTACGAGGACATTGGGGATGAGGTCTCGTACGCCTGGACTCTGTGGTCCTGGGGAACGGCCCTCAAAGTCCTTGGAGAGTTGGATGCAGCACGGGGAAAATTTGAGGCCTCTTCTCGGCTCTTTACGAAAACCCGGGACACGAGAGGCATGGTGTACTACACCCTTGCCGTGGCAGAGATTGCTTTTCTCGAGGGACGAAAGGAAGAAGCACTGGACCTTCTCGGGAAAGCCGAAGACCTCCTTTCGGAAAAACCCTTTAAGCTCGAGAAGGTTCACCTCAAGCTCTATCGTTTCCTCCTCGGGAACGAGGCATCCTCGGATATTG from Candidatus Caldatribacterium sp. carries:
- a CDS encoding tetratricopeptide repeat protein, which codes for LYEKGEELRAASRFREAREVFEEALRVVPQEDSFLRLLLLKHLGDCLRMVGDFEKGKRAYAEALELAREMAEDLEVADCLVGLGLAERGLGELEKAWKNFEKARSIYEEYDDPEGEAFTLWALGGLFRAMGELRKARETFQEALFLFGHLEEPSGLGYCHCGLGGLERVAGNFELSLHHYRTANAIFHDTQDRFGQAYSFCGIGNAHRMMGHFDEALRYFQKAAELYEDIGDEVSYAWTLWSWGTALKVLGELDAARGKFEASSRLFTKTRDTRGMVYYTLAVAEIAFLEGRKEEALDLLGKAEDLLSEKPFKLEKVHLKLYRFLLGNEASSDIEEIRNEYRKIGAEFLKSSPSFPLNTP